From Gigantopelta aegis isolate Gae_Host chromosome 11, Gae_host_genome, whole genome shotgun sequence, the proteins below share one genomic window:
- the LOC121385102 gene encoding uncharacterized protein LOC121385102 → MLILKGRTCYCLENTNESKIRQDRDVSKCSGNFEEICGGRGKVSIYRLTFPKPEILKLTLKADSLGLCAYTSFLQYRQLQVKTGSNCSIPRGVAYSGLERSNKTLNNKICRIYFCTEKLALSYYTASSRYKLLKLTRKNSVHLYRASRRKITYWIGLSRLQRWRWTNGRLLSKQDLHDLNLSSTTFRGTGCLAVQHRGRGLHSDTKDCDTKLRAICYEGSTYPTSRPRDKDKNNQSGVAVGVSVTAVVVVGVVTLLAVFWMKRRRLYCFGEKPTSTPRDNPNELAPQGVIQHADTNPSPAGEGTYEKLDDITHTSQNTYENTPRQPEHVYSGLHTEYYNVTQSTNNVDP, encoded by the exons ATGCTTATTCTGAAG GGACGGACATGCTATTGCCTAGAGAATACAAACGAGAGTAAAATTCGTCAAGACAGGGATGTCTCAAAATGCAGTGGAAACTTCGAGGAAATCTGCGGAGGACGTGGAAAGGTTTCTATATACAGGCTCA CATTTCCGAAACCCGAAATTTTGAAATTGACCTTGAAAGCTGACAGTTTAGGCCTATGTGCTTACACGTCTTTCCTACAATACCGACAACTACAGGTGAAGACGGGTTCTAACTGCAGTATACCAAGAGGAGTCGCATATTCCG ggtTAGAACGATCCAACAAGACCTTGAACAACAAGATTTgtagaatatatttttgtaccgAGAAACTGGCGCTCTCTTACTACACTGCAAGCTCGAGATACAAACTCCTCAAATTGACTCGCAAAAACTCGGTACATCTCTACCGTGCAAGTAGGAGAAAGATAACATACTGGATTGGGCTCAGCCGTTTGCAGAGGTGGCGATGGACCAATG GTCGTCTGCTAAGCAAACAAGACCTACATGACCTAAACCTTAGCAGCACCACGTTTCGTGGCACGGGGTGTCTGGCAGTTCAGCACAGAGGACGTGGTCTGCATAGCGACACTAAAGACTGCGACACGAAACTGCGAGCAATCTGCTACGAGG GTTCCACGTATCCGACATCACGTCCACGTGATAAGGACAAAAATAATCAGT CAGGAGTTGCTGTGGGTGTTTCTGTGACTGCTGTTGTAGTGGTTGGTGTTGTAACACTGTTGGCAGTGTTTTGGATGAAAAG acGAAGACTGTATTGTTTTGGAGAGAAACCTACATCTACACCCAGAGACAACCCAAATGAACTAGCTCCCCAGGGAGTTATTCAACACGCCGACACCAACCCATCTCCTGCTGGTGAAGGAACTTACGAGAAACTTGATGACATCACCCatacctcacaaaacacatacgAGAACACACCTAGACAACCAGAACATGTCTATTCTGGTTTACACACCGAATACTACAATGTGACACAATCAACAAATAACGTagatccttaa